One window of Robiginitalea biformata HTCC2501 genomic DNA carries:
- a CDS encoding arsenosugar biosynthesis-associated peroxidase-like protein gives MATNYYDPADLRKFGNITEWSEELGTKFFDYYNSVFKDGALTAREKSLIALAVSHVVKCPYCIDAYTKDGLQRGITREEMMEAVHAGAAIESGASLVHGVQMMNKYDKLSM, from the coding sequence ATGGCAACAAATTATTACGACCCCGCCGACCTGAGGAAGTTCGGCAACATCACGGAATGGAGCGAGGAACTCGGCACCAAATTCTTTGACTACTACAACTCCGTATTCAAGGACGGGGCCCTCACGGCTCGCGAAAAATCCCTGATCGCCCTGGCGGTTTCCCACGTGGTCAAATGTCCGTACTGTATTGACGCCTACACCAAAGACGGCCTGCAGCGGGGCATCACGCGGGAGGAAATGATGGAAGCCGTTCACGCAGGAGCGGCCATCGAAAGCGGGGCCAGCCTGGTCCACGGCGTGCAGATGATGAACAAATACGACAAATTATCCATGTAA
- the arsS gene encoding arsenosugar biosynthesis radical SAM (seleno)protein ArsS (Some members of this family are selenoproteins.) — translation MATKSLKAQEKDLANTQYQLKILDGGPFASGELPRFREKLRETGQNTLRPKPLEILQINLGYMCNQVCAHCHVDAGPDRKEIMTRETMEQCLEVIRRTGAHTLDLTGGAPEMNPDFRWFVAEASKAGIADFIVRSNLTIIRANKKYYDLPEFFARYNVHVVSSLPHYTRGKTDRQRGSGVFDQSIEALRSLNEAGYGKAGSGLKLDLVYNPSGAFLPADQQAMEKDFKKALASDFGIVFNNLFAITNLPIARFLDYLIASENYEDYMTALVDAYNPAAVENVMCRNTLSVSWDGWLYDCDFNQMLGLKVASKVKHIADYNEAVLQDREILISQHCYGCTAGAGSSCQGSVA, via the coding sequence TTGGCTACAAAATCCCTCAAGGCCCAGGAAAAGGACCTGGCCAACACGCAATATCAATTAAAAATCCTCGACGGAGGGCCGTTCGCTTCCGGGGAATTACCCCGTTTCCGGGAGAAACTGCGGGAAACCGGGCAGAATACACTTCGTCCCAAACCCCTGGAAATCCTTCAGATCAACCTGGGATATATGTGCAACCAGGTTTGCGCCCACTGCCATGTGGATGCGGGGCCGGACCGCAAGGAGATCATGACCCGGGAGACCATGGAGCAATGCCTGGAGGTAATCCGCCGCACCGGGGCGCATACCCTGGACCTCACCGGCGGGGCACCGGAGATGAACCCGGATTTCCGCTGGTTCGTGGCCGAAGCTTCCAAAGCGGGGATCGCCGATTTTATCGTCCGGTCCAACCTGACCATTATCCGGGCCAACAAAAAATACTACGACCTGCCGGAATTTTTTGCCCGGTATAACGTGCATGTGGTCTCCTCCCTCCCGCACTACACCCGCGGGAAAACGGACCGCCAGCGGGGCAGCGGGGTTTTTGACCAATCGATCGAAGCCCTCCGGTCGCTGAACGAAGCGGGGTATGGGAAAGCCGGCAGCGGGTTAAAACTCGACCTGGTCTACAACCCGTCGGGAGCCTTCCTCCCAGCCGACCAGCAGGCGATGGAGAAGGACTTTAAAAAAGCGCTCGCCTCAGACTTCGGGATCGTTTTCAACAACCTCTTCGCCATCACCAACCTGCCCATTGCGCGTTTCCTGGACTACCTGATTGCCTCGGAAAACTACGAGGACTACATGACCGCCCTGGTGGACGCATACAACCCGGCAGCTGTCGAAAACGTCATGTGCCGGAATACGCTGTCGGTGAGTTGGGACGGGTGGCTCTACGACTGCGACTTCAACCAAATGCTCGGCCTGAAAGTGGCCAGCAAGGTGAAACACATTGCGGATTACAACGAAGCGGTATTGCAGGACCGGGAGATTTTAATCTCCCAGCATTGCTATGGTTGCACGGCCGGGGCGGGCAGCAGCTGCCAGGGATCCGTGGCCTGA
- a CDS encoding TetR/AcrR family transcriptional regulator, giving the protein MDKNLKRMATMNRMQMTGLELFYAQGYYNTSIDDILKSLNLSKGAFYYHFQSKEEFFISIVQNLVFRKVYTMLIEPIEGVENPLRAIEICLDDALKTAEFNDLDYGFVLANFLNEFNGRNDKITRYLTDISKVWEVNLVTALQKGKTDGFVERHVDSEGVASFIISSYFGVRSLMVSGNCKILRYNYIQQLRNYFRSLSPVVLA; this is encoded by the coding sequence ATGGACAAGAACCTCAAGCGCATGGCGACGATGAATCGCATGCAGATGACCGGCCTGGAACTTTTTTACGCCCAGGGCTACTACAACACCAGCATCGACGACATCCTCAAATCCCTGAATTTGTCGAAGGGTGCCTTCTATTATCACTTCCAGTCTAAGGAGGAATTCTTTATCAGCATTGTGCAGAACCTCGTGTTTCGCAAGGTGTACACCATGCTGATCGAGCCCATCGAAGGGGTGGAAAACCCGCTCAGGGCCATCGAGATCTGCCTGGACGACGCGTTGAAGACCGCCGAATTCAACGACCTGGATTACGGTTTCGTCCTTGCAAACTTCCTGAACGAATTCAATGGGAGGAACGACAAGATCACCCGGTACCTGACGGATATTTCCAAGGTCTGGGAAGTAAACCTCGTTACCGCCCTCCAGAAGGGGAAAACCGACGGTTTTGTGGAACGGCACGTGGATAGCGAAGGGGTTGCCTCTTTTATTATCTCGAGCTATTTCGGGGTTCGCAGCCTGATGGTCTCCGGGAATTGCAAGATTCTCCGCTACAACTATATCCAGCAGCTGCGGAACTACTTCCGCTCGCTCTCCCCGGTCGTACTCGCCTGA
- a CDS encoding glycosyltransferase family 9 protein, with the protein MRGSNNPHLLVWRFSALGDAAMAVHVLLALQREYPGIRLTVATKKGYTPVFEQIPGVRVFPVDTRGAHRGLGGLWKLYRELLALKPDAIADLHAVLRTHILRFFFRISGVRVAVLDKGRKEKRRLVAARGRKLAPLTPTHQRYAAVFAALGYPVELRPADVLGKPPWPEAIGIPKPGDDGGFRSRDGAGANIGVAPFAAHAGKCYPEKEMKRLLALLQEEKGLRVYLLGGGPEETRKLKQWEREFQNCTCVAGKGSLGQELQLIGNLDLVVSMDSGNGHLAALFGIPVITLWGVTHPYAGFAPFGQPRENSLLSDREQFPLIPTSVYGNKVPPGYEEVMASIPPETVYGCIRGALAPDTANQASTTGESERK; encoded by the coding sequence GTGAGAGGAAGCAATAACCCGCACCTGCTCGTTTGGCGTTTCTCGGCCCTGGGGGATGCCGCCATGGCCGTTCACGTCTTACTCGCCTTGCAGCGGGAATACCCGGGAATCCGCCTGACCGTTGCGACGAAAAAGGGTTACACGCCCGTATTTGAGCAAATCCCGGGTGTCCGTGTGTTTCCGGTGGATACCCGGGGCGCTCACAGGGGGTTGGGGGGGCTTTGGAAGCTCTACCGGGAACTCCTCGCCCTGAAACCGGATGCCATTGCAGACCTCCATGCGGTCTTGCGCACCCACATCCTGCGGTTCTTTTTCCGGATTTCCGGGGTCCGGGTTGCAGTCCTGGATAAGGGTCGGAAGGAAAAGCGCCGGTTGGTTGCAGCCCGGGGTCGGAAGCTGGCGCCCCTCACCCCTACCCACCAGCGATACGCGGCCGTTTTTGCCGCCCTGGGCTATCCCGTGGAACTCCGCCCGGCTGACGTGCTGGGGAAGCCGCCCTGGCCGGAAGCCATCGGGATCCCCAAACCCGGGGATGATGGGGGATTCCGCTCCCGGGATGGCGCAGGAGCGAATATCGGGGTGGCGCCGTTTGCGGCACACGCCGGCAAGTGCTACCCGGAAAAGGAGATGAAACGCCTATTGGCGCTTTTGCAGGAAGAGAAAGGGCTGCGGGTATACCTGTTGGGCGGGGGCCCGGAGGAGACCCGGAAACTGAAACAGTGGGAGCGGGAATTCCAGAATTGTACCTGTGTGGCCGGCAAAGGCAGCCTGGGGCAGGAATTACAGCTTATCGGCAACCTGGACCTGGTGGTATCCATGGACAGCGGCAACGGGCATCTGGCTGCCCTCTTCGGCATTCCGGTCATTACCCTTTGGGGGGTGACCCACCCGTATGCGGGATTTGCGCCTTTTGGCCAGCCAAGGGAGAACTCCCTCCTGTCCGACCGGGAGCAATTCCCCCTGATCCCAACTTCCGTATACGGCAACAAGGTGCCGCCCGGGTATGAGGAGGTAATGGCGAGCATCCCGCCGGAAACCGTGTACGGGTGCATCCGCGGGGCACTCGCCCCGGATACTGCCAATCAGGCGAGTACGACCGGGGAGAGCGAGCGGAAGTAG
- a CDS encoding DUF4254 domain-containing protein, with amino-acid sequence MFSDFAFRIFEASIDKYHEEDRVDQPRPNPYEPGSIEYLLYLKNWIDTVQWHYEDLIRDPGIDPEAALELKRKIDASNQERTDLVEYIDSYFLKKYQSVEVSETATINTESPAWAIDRLSILALKIYHMREEAGRPDAGQEHREACKKKLDILLEQRADLSTAIDQLLADIEAGRKYMKVYKQMKMYNDEELNPVLRERKQ; translated from the coding sequence ATGTTCAGCGACTTCGCATTCCGGATTTTTGAGGCAAGTATCGACAAATACCACGAGGAGGACCGGGTAGACCAGCCCCGTCCCAACCCGTATGAACCCGGGAGTATCGAATACCTGCTCTACCTCAAAAACTGGATCGACACGGTGCAATGGCACTACGAAGACCTGATCCGCGACCCGGGCATCGACCCGGAGGCTGCCCTGGAACTCAAGCGAAAGATCGATGCGAGCAACCAGGAGCGCACGGACCTTGTGGAGTACATCGACAGCTATTTCCTGAAAAAATACCAATCGGTAGAAGTGTCGGAAACGGCCACCATCAATACGGAAAGCCCGGCCTGGGCCATCGACCGGCTCTCCATCCTGGCCCTGAAGATCTACCATATGCGGGAAGAGGCCGGCCGGCCGGACGCGGGTCAGGAACACCGCGAGGCCTGTAAAAAGAAACTAGACATCCTCCTGGAGCAACGGGCCGACCTCTCCACCGCCATCGACCAGTTGCTCGCAGATATCGAAGCCGGCCGGAAGTACATGAAGGTCTACAAACAGATGAAGATGTACAACGACGAGGAGTTAAACCCGGTGCTCCGTGAGAGGAAGCAATAA
- a CDS encoding DUF6427 family protein, with the protein MISSVFGKTKPVNYILVLCFLTLLYACALFLRFNREISLETLPMDVLGISALLLSVLLVNFIVQRNQLTGSHSYTSYFFALLVLLFPESLLDRHALVANLFLLLAMRRLISLKSLRNVKAKIFDGALWILVGSLLVDWVLLFMLLPWIYVYFYEPRNLRNWLNPLAAVAVVGLIGAAVAFLAGIPDFIGTHYRLRWEGTVEYWAQWRNAAKLGSYILVVLIAGFTAFLKLGKAGHGRIVVMRLLAISLLVGIGVVLLRSGMRGSPIVLTFFPAAVFLSKYIESVRKEKIREGLLIGALLICLAVFSGEWLLA; encoded by the coding sequence ATGATTTCAAGCGTTTTTGGCAAAACAAAACCCGTCAATTACATCCTGGTTCTCTGCTTTCTCACCCTCCTGTATGCCTGCGCGCTATTTCTCCGGTTCAACCGGGAAATCAGCCTGGAAACCCTGCCGATGGACGTGCTGGGGATCAGTGCCCTGTTGCTGAGCGTGCTGCTGGTGAACTTCATCGTCCAGCGCAACCAGCTTACGGGCTCCCATTCCTATACCAGCTACTTCTTTGCATTGCTGGTCCTGCTTTTTCCCGAATCCCTGTTGGACCGTCACGCCCTGGTGGCCAACCTGTTCCTGTTGCTGGCCATGCGTCGGCTGATCAGCCTGAAATCCCTGCGGAACGTCAAGGCCAAAATTTTTGACGGGGCCCTCTGGATCCTCGTGGGCAGCCTGCTGGTAGACTGGGTCCTGCTGTTTATGCTGCTGCCCTGGATCTATGTCTATTTCTACGAACCCCGGAACCTGCGGAACTGGCTGAACCCGTTGGCAGCTGTGGCGGTGGTGGGCCTGATCGGGGCGGCCGTCGCGTTCCTGGCGGGGATCCCCGATTTTATCGGCACCCACTACCGGCTGCGCTGGGAGGGAACGGTGGAATACTGGGCCCAATGGCGGAATGCAGCAAAACTGGGGAGCTACATCCTGGTGGTCCTGATCGCCGGGTTTACCGCCTTTTTAAAGCTGGGGAAAGCCGGGCATGGACGGATTGTGGTCATGCGCCTGTTGGCGATATCCCTGCTCGTGGGGATTGGGGTGGTGCTTCTCAGAAGTGGGATGCGGGGGAGTCCGATTGTCCTGACCTTCTTCCCGGCGGCCGTATTCCTGTCCAAGTATATCGAGTCTGTCCGGAAGGAGAAAATCCGGGAGGGTCTGCTTATAGGGGCCCTGTTGATCTGCCTGGCGGTTTTTTCCGGGGAGTGGCTCCTGGCCTGA
- a CDS encoding DUF6341 family protein, whose protein sequence is MRAFFEGIENLFVNFLFAPYDFFRFMESWWAANTINWIFVIIGTVAMVYWLGQLRLFDSRGEEDRSITSHSYL, encoded by the coding sequence ATGAGAGCTTTTTTTGAAGGGATCGAAAATTTATTTGTCAACTTCCTCTTCGCCCCTTACGACTTTTTCCGCTTCATGGAAAGCTGGTGGGCCGCCAACACCATCAATTGGATTTTCGTCATTATCGGCACGGTAGCAATGGTATACTGGCTCGGCCAATTGCGCTTGTTTGACTCCCGAGGGGAAGAAGACCGCAGCATTACTTCCCATTCGTATTTATAG
- the purD gene encoding phosphoribosylamine--glycine ligase: MNILVLGSGGREHALAWKLAQSNSLGKLYVAPGNAGTSQVATNLPLAVDDFDRIAQSVRDNDIDMLIVGPEVPLVEGISDYFKDHPELSGIPVIGPSRAAAQLEGSKEFAKAFMSRHNIPTAAYESFGPEDLDKGYRFLETLQPPYVLKADGLAAGKGVLILESLDDAKSELRSMLLDAKFGSASARVVIEEFLSGIELSCFVLTDGRNYKILPTAKDYKRIGVGDTGLNTGGMGAVSPVPFADAAFMEKIENRIIRPTVEGLQREGLPYVGFIFIGLIRVGDDPLVIEYNVRMGDPETEVVIPRIETDLLDLMQATAEGRLDEVELRVRPEAATTVVMVSGGYPEAYEKGRVIRGLEATGDAVVFHAGTRRDESGQVVSSGGRVLAVTAYGTDFREALKGSYRAVEALTFQDAYYRKDIGFDL; encoded by the coding sequence ATGAATATCCTGGTCCTGGGATCCGGCGGGCGCGAACACGCCCTGGCCTGGAAACTGGCGCAAAGCAATTCCCTCGGAAAACTCTACGTGGCCCCCGGAAATGCGGGCACCTCCCAAGTTGCAACCAATCTGCCCCTGGCAGTAGACGATTTTGACCGTATTGCCCAAAGCGTACGGGACAACGACATCGACATGCTGATCGTGGGTCCGGAAGTCCCGCTGGTAGAGGGAATCAGCGACTATTTTAAAGACCACCCGGAGCTTTCAGGCATCCCGGTCATCGGCCCGTCCCGGGCGGCTGCCCAACTCGAGGGCAGCAAGGAATTCGCCAAGGCCTTTATGAGCCGCCACAACATCCCCACAGCGGCCTACGAAAGCTTCGGGCCCGAGGATCTCGACAAGGGTTACCGCTTCCTGGAAACCCTGCAGCCCCCATACGTGTTAAAAGCCGACGGCCTGGCCGCCGGCAAAGGGGTGCTGATCCTCGAATCCCTGGACGATGCAAAGTCCGAGCTCCGCTCCATGCTGCTGGATGCCAAATTCGGTTCGGCCAGCGCCCGGGTGGTGATTGAGGAATTCCTGTCCGGGATTGAGTTGAGTTGCTTTGTACTCACAGACGGCAGGAATTACAAAATCCTCCCCACCGCCAAGGACTACAAGCGGATCGGGGTAGGGGACACCGGCCTGAACACCGGGGGCATGGGCGCTGTTTCCCCGGTGCCCTTTGCGGATGCCGCTTTTATGGAGAAAATCGAAAACCGCATCATCCGGCCCACGGTAGAAGGGTTGCAGCGCGAAGGGCTGCCTTATGTGGGCTTTATCTTTATCGGGCTGATCCGGGTGGGGGACGACCCGCTTGTTATCGAGTACAATGTCCGCATGGGCGACCCGGAGACCGAGGTGGTTATCCCGCGGATTGAAACGGACCTGCTGGACCTGATGCAGGCGACGGCCGAGGGCCGGCTCGATGAGGTGGAGTTGCGCGTGCGGCCGGAAGCGGCCACCACGGTGGTCATGGTTAGCGGGGGGTACCCGGAGGCGTACGAAAAAGGACGCGTGATTCGCGGCCTGGAAGCGACCGGGGATGCCGTGGTCTTCCACGCCGGGACGCGACGGGACGAATCCGGGCAGGTGGTGAGCAGCGGCGGCCGGGTGCTGGCCGTTACCGCTTATGGTACGGACTTCAGGGAGGCCCTGAAAGGCTCTTACAGGGCCGTGGAGGCGTTAACCTTCCAGGATGCCTACTACCGGAAAGATATCGGTTTCGACCTCTGA
- a CDS encoding UDP-glucuronic acid decarboxylase family protein, with product MKRILITGAAGFLGSHLCDRFIAEGYHVIAMDNLITGDLKNIEHLFRHEHFEYYHHDVTKFVHVPDRLDYILHFASPASPIDYLKIPIQTLKVGALGTHNLLGLAKEKKARILIASTSEVYGDPLVHPQTEEYYGNVNTIGPRGVYDEAKRFQESITMAYHRFHGLETRIVRIFNTYGPRMRLNDGRVIPAFMGQALRGEDLTVFGDGSQTRSFCYVDDQVEGIYRLLLSDYALPVNIGNPHEITIRDFAEEIIKLTGTDQKIVFKPLPKDDPMQRQPDITKAREILGWEPQVGREEGMKKTFDYFRTLSREDLERKEHRDFSGRNRR from the coding sequence GTGAAGCGAATTTTGATAACAGGGGCGGCCGGATTTCTGGGGTCCCATTTGTGCGACCGGTTTATCGCTGAAGGCTACCACGTCATCGCCATGGACAACCTGATCACGGGCGACCTGAAAAACATCGAACACCTGTTCCGCCACGAGCACTTTGAGTATTACCACCACGATGTAACGAAGTTTGTCCACGTCCCGGACCGGCTGGACTACATCCTGCATTTTGCGAGCCCGGCCAGCCCGATCGACTATTTGAAAATCCCGATCCAGACACTCAAGGTGGGCGCCCTGGGCACGCACAACCTGCTGGGGCTCGCCAAGGAGAAAAAGGCACGTATCCTGATAGCCTCCACCTCCGAGGTATACGGCGACCCGCTGGTGCACCCGCAGACCGAGGAGTACTACGGCAATGTAAATACCATCGGCCCCCGGGGGGTCTATGACGAAGCGAAGCGGTTCCAGGAATCCATCACGATGGCCTACCACCGTTTCCACGGGCTGGAGACCCGGATCGTGCGGATCTTCAACACCTACGGGCCGCGGATGCGCCTGAATGACGGACGGGTGATCCCGGCCTTTATGGGCCAGGCGCTCCGGGGCGAGGACCTGACGGTCTTCGGCGACGGTTCCCAGACGCGTTCCTTCTGCTACGTGGACGACCAGGTAGAGGGGATCTACCGGTTGCTCCTCTCGGACTACGCCCTCCCGGTGAATATCGGGAACCCCCACGAAATTACCATCCGGGACTTTGCCGAAGAGATCATCAAACTGACCGGCACGGACCAGAAAATCGTGTTTAAGCCATTGCCCAAGGACGACCCGATGCAGCGGCAGCCGGATATCACCAAGGCCAGGGAAATCCTGGGCTGGGAACCGCAGGTGGGCCGGGAAGAAGGGATGAAGAAAACCTTTGATTACTTCCGGACGCTCTCCCGGGAAGACCTGGAACGGAAGGAACATCGGGACTTTTCCGGCAGGAACCGGCGCTGA